A single genomic interval of Stieleria maiorica harbors:
- a CDS encoding class I SAM-dependent methyltransferase, with amino-acid sequence MPSAVTSQNPPTVAAVAESVSRRAALGIRMASVADSLRARRRPLRWVTLPMAWMAESIAIGVMHRRDVAAMVRSTYASRPEFYDPRRYQLPHEARMLPRLLEHRDACGLLDAFCGQGREAKLFADAGYHVTAIDELDWMIRRAQRFRVDAGFSAEFFAQDFFTFDPDRSFDIVYTSCWMYSTIQGSDRRREFLDRCKRLCDENGLAVVSYVNQRANSTAGAWLRFIIAKAAAVLTVGNVRSEFGERVYSGLFWHHLSDATVRREVESAGWQITETVAGTGMEPTFLFLVRMPGGQ; translated from the coding sequence ATGCCATCCGCCGTCACCTCGCAGAATCCACCGACCGTCGCGGCGGTCGCCGAAAGCGTTTCACGACGCGCTGCGTTGGGGATCCGAATGGCGTCGGTCGCGGACTCTTTGCGAGCCCGACGTCGACCGCTCCGCTGGGTGACGCTGCCGATGGCCTGGATGGCCGAATCGATCGCGATCGGGGTCATGCATCGGCGCGACGTTGCGGCGATGGTTCGATCGACCTACGCTTCGCGACCTGAGTTCTACGATCCGAGACGCTATCAGTTGCCCCACGAAGCTCGCATGTTGCCGCGGTTGCTGGAACATCGCGATGCGTGCGGATTGCTCGATGCGTTTTGTGGTCAGGGCCGAGAGGCCAAGCTATTCGCCGATGCCGGGTATCATGTCACCGCCATCGACGAATTGGATTGGATGATTCGGCGAGCGCAACGCTTTCGCGTCGACGCAGGATTCTCCGCAGAATTCTTTGCCCAAGATTTTTTTACCTTTGATCCTGATCGCTCGTTCGACATCGTCTACACCTCCTGCTGGATGTACTCGACGATTCAAGGGTCCGATCGACGGCGTGAGTTTCTCGATCGATGCAAACGGCTCTGTGACGAAAACGGCCTGGCCGTCGTGTCCTACGTCAATCAGCGAGCGAACTCAACCGCCGGAGCATGGCTGCGATTCATCATCGCGAAAGCGGCGGCGGTTTTGACCGTGGGCAATGTTCGCTCGGAGTTCGGCGAACGAGTCTACAGCGGGCTTTTCTGGCATCACTTGTCCGACGCAACGGTACGTCGCGAAGTCGAATCCGCCGGTTGGCAGATTACAGAAACCGTCGCCGGGACGGGCATGGAACCGACGTTCCTGTTTCTGGTCCGCATGCCAGGGGGGCAATAG
- a CDS encoding acyl carrier protein, with the protein MMIDSEPLPKLIKFIQNELMGNSSVTISQDDDLLGGGHIDSMGIMRLIAYLESEFGISVPPEDVTIENFESPRTIATYVQTALNQRS; encoded by the coding sequence ATGATGATCGATTCCGAACCGTTGCCGAAGCTGATCAAATTCATTCAGAATGAACTCATGGGCAATTCCTCCGTTACGATTTCTCAGGACGACGATCTGCTAGGTGGCGGACACATCGATTCGATGGGGATCATGCGACTGATCGCGTATCTGGAATCAGAGTTCGGCATCTCCGTGCCTCCGGAAGACGTGACGATCGAAAACTTTGAATCGCCGCGGACGATCGCGACCTATGTCCAAACGGCGTTGAACCAACGGAGCTGA
- a CDS encoding acyl-CoA dehydrogenase family protein — MNFDWTDQQLAFRDRMHSFASDHLTDDVIDRDERSEFAETLWQRAAEFGIQGMFIPTEFGGTASADIQTAMLAMEALGYGCADGGLLLALNAQMWAVQLPILHFGSDFQKQHFLPNLCGGRWKGAHGITEPSTGSDVFNLKTTAEKVDGGYVLNGTKCMVTLAPICDVALVVASTNPAKGKWGVSTFLVESGFAGFSRGENHLKMGLRTVPIGELRLEDCFVPDSHRLGKEGGGFATFNYSLEFERCCILASQVGTMQRQLETCIRYAKERHQFGQPIGKFQSVSNRIADMKVRLETSKLMLYKVAWLKSQGKSAMMDAAILKLYLSECFAQSSEDAVRIHGGRGYLTENGVDRDWRDAIGGVLYAGTSDIQRNIVAGLLGV, encoded by the coding sequence ATGAATTTTGATTGGACCGACCAGCAACTCGCCTTCCGCGACCGGATGCATTCCTTCGCGTCGGATCATCTGACCGACGATGTGATCGACAGGGACGAACGCAGCGAGTTTGCCGAGACGCTTTGGCAGCGGGCGGCCGAGTTTGGCATCCAAGGGATGTTTATTCCGACCGAATTCGGCGGAACCGCATCAGCCGATATCCAAACCGCCATGCTGGCCATGGAAGCGCTCGGCTACGGCTGCGCCGATGGCGGATTGCTGCTCGCCTTGAACGCTCAAATGTGGGCGGTGCAGCTTCCGATCCTGCACTTCGGCAGCGACTTTCAAAAGCAACACTTCTTGCCAAACCTCTGCGGCGGCCGATGGAAGGGCGCCCACGGAATCACCGAGCCGAGTACCGGCAGCGACGTGTTCAACCTGAAAACGACGGCAGAGAAGGTCGACGGAGGCTACGTCCTGAACGGCACCAAGTGCATGGTCACGCTCGCACCGATCTGTGACGTCGCGCTCGTGGTCGCCAGTACGAACCCGGCCAAAGGCAAATGGGGCGTGTCGACCTTTCTGGTGGAATCGGGATTCGCAGGTTTCAGCCGCGGCGAAAACCATCTGAAGATGGGGCTCAGGACCGTGCCGATCGGTGAATTGCGTCTGGAGGATTGCTTCGTCCCCGATTCTCATCGGCTCGGCAAAGAAGGCGGCGGATTCGCCACGTTCAACTATTCGCTGGAGTTCGAACGCTGTTGTATTTTGGCCAGCCAAGTCGGAACGATGCAGCGTCAACTGGAAACCTGCATTCGATACGCCAAAGAGCGTCATCAATTCGGACAACCGATCGGTAAATTCCAATCGGTTTCCAATCGTATCGCTGACATGAAGGTGCGTCTGGAAACATCGAAACTGATGCTTTACAAAGTTGCATGGCTGAAGAGCCAGGGAAAGTCTGCGATGATGGACGCGGCGATCCTGAAACTTTACCTCAGCGAATGCTTTGCCCAGTCCAGCGAAGACGCCGTGCGGATTCATGGCGGTCGCGGTTACCTGACCGAAAACGGTGTCGACCGTGATTGGCGCGACGCGATCGGTGGCGTCTTGTACGCCGGCACCTCGGACATCCAACGTAACATCGTCGCCGGTTTGCTGGGGGTGTGA
- a CDS encoding non-ribosomal peptide synthetase: MSPASRNHADASDEVSLTHNQHLIWIGQQLHPDLPLYEVPYRYTICGRLDPVRFAAAFRELVRRNEVLRIIAADDRWTQPSVRSVRDVECHVVDVSSDPDPQSAADGIVNERLAGRFDAMRSLCDATLIKLSPDRWEFLLTIHHALTDAFAGRVILATLARFYEAETGGVSASEFPDDRRLIEPTEQAKNVDADREWFASRSIVSPVTRFYSQGTESDPTRQTRIVVPLSDDENRAFSELASTPPLRQITPALTAFNLFATTLLAWLGRLEPRRSCCIGATTHGRATPAMRQAIGLFMQLLPFRVDFDPQDTFESLSRKVAVESKGFLAHARPDVMTAESQRALDVALNVIDLSVDDFCGMPTTLEWLHNGFGDPQRRLTVSAHPLSGDRWELLFDCCNAAFSAADRKRAIAHFRQTLMAIHHSPRTLIREYQLLTPSERSFLVKHGGSTTEPDDIDLWSEFDRACRDAGDAIAVEGPTLQMTYTELRERALALSDQLDAAEFCNLVPLVCRRDENAVVAMLGVLASGRCFLIVDAENPAERAEALLSQSGASMMLDATAESIVVRTVASPNPSSCDLPRNACYVLFTSGSTGRPNGVVVGHDAIWNLLSAFESIAPLNRDCRCSWWTNIGFDVAMYEVFSALLFGRTLCIPNDSVRLSADAMLDWLNAQNIHGAYLPPFFLSTTDRFLKEDKTLRLRRLLVGVEPIPQLLLASIADQVPELNLINGYGPTETTVCATLHRIDPYDRSPGPASIGRPVTGNRILVVDALGNPVPPGISGELWIGGVGLAKGYLGDPELTRRRFVTAPKLDKDSVWYRSGDRVRMRDDGTLEFLGRMDDQVKLAGVRIEPAEITATVRQCDGVHDCVVIPHQRNGRVEKLVAVLEADGTIDLGSIRNHLRRRLIPSMVPSHWIVQSRLPRTTNGKIDRQSLDEIITQELSEKGSPSEAQGKRPQNAIEYTLAGIMREVLGESTLGIDDDFFHHGGSSLDAMQLTSRANELGISIAIQDVFRCRDAESLARLAGSPRPSKEAARETPAIAELSPGQRAIWYHNQTHPDSPAYHFQVAWKANGRLDAERVADSLVHVVRRHPALRTTISPHDGTPVPRIHLHLPPEFQVWHHTATTAEIVLDGKRPFDLSEAGPLRALLIQPPNQPDTLAITVHHIAADLQSIVQLMHDFAHRYQKGDGGHFPKREGGRFFGSGSRFTKYESPSPFWERLRGCDRMVALPFDFGPAVEESESGELFRFSLSEELSRDVRQSASSCGVSVGTFLMAAYAVLLHRYSTTEAFTIGVPVSLRDRIPADDDEIAYLIEALPFAYRIQHDLRFDAMLQRVHDDFGELLAHRHTSHQKLAERYGTLFNTMFVPQQSLAPLQLDEGLKMTPEVSDLGVAKFDLTWFVTDSQPEIECAVEFRTNRFERDTIDLMTRHWQTLLRRLASSPDELVGQVDFRTAADHEAIRALSGVQDERTQAELTQTTTSHSPNRATVCQWIQSHAAETPGAIAVVCGDQSLSYQQLVDRADDLAARLVAAGVERGSAVALCLPRSAELIVGILAILKAGGAYVPFDPNLPEERLRRLASRAGIKTAVASGTQLAPIFETVIDAAAPSGTASKSSASVSVAGRDASDPDSLAYVLHTSGSTGHPKGVEVTHRALLQSTLARESFYESTPQRFLMLSPVWFDSSIAGLFWTLCSGNTLVIPEDQQLQDVQAIADLIDRHRVTDTLLLPSLYGVLLAGLEASRLQSLTRVILAGESCSRSVVRRHFRVLPETRLFNEYGPTEASVWCTAAEMKPTDAVVSIGHGVETTPVCLLDPNGVEIPIGCVGEIHVGGSRLASGYRGDPESTAQKFIADPRPGMSVPLYRTGDLARMRRDGSLVYLGRIDDQFKVNGVRVEPAEIESALVEIDGVNDAAVMSIPRVHAGVADSADDLIATLEAMPPDEAHRWIDRAQGITSEESDPVVLQDENIRLTLEWKDQNFISTPRKRQRKWLLDQTLRETAADLSSLNEIAERMVAGSDQPHVPRELSQERLSEQEIMEDWQTPLMKAMADWATESHGDVLEIGFGRGVAATMIQENGVRSHTIVEMNPHSIQDHFVPWRNRYADRDIRLVAGRWQDHLDHLRTYDSVFFHAFPMNESEFVKYVVDSVTFAEHFFPVASRLLRPGGVFTYLTTEIDSLSRRHQRSLLDHFAEIQLRVQPLSIPAETKDAWWADSMVVVRAVK, from the coding sequence ATGTCTCCGGCATCCCGAAATCACGCTGACGCGTCTGATGAAGTTTCCTTGACGCACAATCAACACTTGATTTGGATCGGCCAACAACTGCATCCTGATCTCCCGCTGTATGAAGTGCCGTACCGGTACACGATCTGCGGTCGTCTCGATCCGGTTCGCTTTGCCGCCGCGTTTCGCGAACTGGTCCGTCGAAATGAAGTGTTGCGGATCATCGCCGCAGACGATCGATGGACTCAGCCCTCGGTGAGATCGGTTCGCGACGTGGAATGCCACGTCGTCGATGTCTCGTCAGATCCGGATCCCCAATCCGCCGCCGACGGGATCGTCAACGAACGACTCGCGGGCCGTTTCGACGCCATGCGATCACTCTGCGACGCAACACTCATCAAACTGTCGCCGGACCGCTGGGAATTCTTGCTGACGATCCACCACGCGTTGACCGATGCGTTCGCCGGCCGAGTGATTCTGGCAACGCTTGCCCGGTTCTATGAAGCGGAAACTGGTGGAGTCTCCGCCTCCGAATTCCCAGACGATCGCCGCCTTATTGAACCGACAGAACAAGCGAAGAATGTTGACGCGGATCGTGAATGGTTCGCCTCCCGAAGCATCGTGTCGCCGGTGACGCGTTTTTACTCTCAAGGCACCGAATCCGACCCGACGCGTCAAACTCGCATCGTTGTGCCGCTTAGCGACGATGAAAACCGTGCGTTTTCCGAGTTGGCGTCCACGCCACCGTTGCGACAAATCACGCCCGCTCTGACCGCTTTCAATCTCTTCGCCACGACGCTGCTGGCTTGGCTCGGCCGCTTGGAACCGCGCCGGTCGTGCTGTATCGGAGCGACGACGCACGGCCGCGCAACCCCGGCGATGCGTCAAGCAATCGGATTGTTCATGCAGTTACTTCCGTTTCGTGTCGACTTCGATCCACAGGACACGTTCGAAAGCCTTTCGCGGAAGGTGGCGGTCGAATCGAAAGGTTTCCTGGCGCACGCCAGACCAGACGTCATGACCGCCGAATCGCAACGCGCTCTGGATGTCGCGCTCAATGTAATCGATCTGTCGGTCGACGATTTCTGCGGCATGCCGACCACGCTGGAATGGTTGCACAACGGATTCGGCGATCCGCAACGCCGATTGACGGTCAGCGCGCATCCGCTCTCGGGCGATCGCTGGGAATTGTTGTTCGACTGTTGCAATGCCGCGTTTTCGGCTGCAGATCGCAAACGTGCGATCGCACACTTTCGTCAAACCCTGATGGCGATCCATCACTCGCCACGGACGCTGATCAGGGAGTATCAGCTGCTGACGCCGTCGGAACGATCATTTCTGGTCAAGCACGGCGGCAGCACGACAGAACCCGATGACATCGATTTGTGGTCAGAATTTGATCGGGCATGTCGCGACGCCGGAGATGCAATCGCAGTCGAGGGTCCGACGTTGCAAATGACCTACACGGAATTACGGGAACGCGCGTTAGCACTATCGGACCAGCTGGATGCGGCCGAGTTCTGCAACCTCGTCCCGCTGGTGTGCCGGCGTGACGAAAACGCAGTCGTCGCCATGCTGGGTGTTTTGGCGAGCGGTCGATGTTTCTTGATCGTCGATGCAGAGAATCCGGCCGAACGAGCCGAAGCTCTGCTGTCGCAATCTGGTGCTTCGATGATGCTCGATGCGACCGCCGAGTCGATCGTCGTTCGAACGGTTGCGTCGCCGAATCCATCTTCATGTGACCTGCCCCGCAACGCATGTTACGTCCTGTTCACCTCGGGTTCGACCGGTCGCCCGAACGGAGTCGTGGTGGGACACGACGCGATCTGGAACCTGTTATCGGCGTTTGAATCGATCGCTCCGTTGAATCGCGATTGCCGATGCAGTTGGTGGACCAACATCGGTTTTGATGTGGCAATGTACGAGGTATTTTCGGCGTTGTTGTTCGGCAGAACGCTATGCATCCCAAACGATTCGGTGCGTTTGAGCGCCGATGCGATGCTGGATTGGTTAAACGCCCAAAACATCCACGGTGCCTACTTGCCGCCCTTCTTTCTATCGACCACCGATCGCTTTTTGAAAGAAGACAAAACGCTCCGATTGCGACGATTGCTGGTCGGTGTCGAACCGATCCCGCAGTTGCTGCTCGCGTCGATCGCCGATCAAGTACCCGAATTGAATCTGATCAACGGCTACGGTCCGACCGAAACGACCGTCTGCGCAACGCTGCATCGGATCGATCCGTATGATCGGTCACCGGGACCGGCTAGCATCGGACGCCCCGTTACCGGGAATCGAATCCTGGTTGTCGACGCTTTGGGAAATCCCGTCCCGCCGGGAATCTCTGGCGAATTGTGGATCGGCGGTGTGGGGCTGGCCAAAGGCTACTTGGGCGATCCCGAACTGACACGCCGGCGCTTCGTCACAGCACCAAAGCTGGACAAAGACTCGGTCTGGTATCGCAGTGGCGATCGGGTTCGGATGCGAGACGACGGGACGCTCGAGTTTCTCGGTCGGATGGATGACCAAGTGAAACTGGCCGGAGTCCGTATCGAACCGGCAGAGATCACCGCGACGGTTCGCCAGTGCGATGGCGTCCATGATTGTGTGGTGATACCACATCAGCGTAACGGACGTGTTGAAAAACTGGTCGCGGTTCTAGAAGCCGATGGCACCATCGATTTGGGGTCGATTCGCAATCATCTTCGCCGTCGTCTGATTCCCAGCATGGTGCCATCGCATTGGATCGTTCAATCGCGTCTGCCGCGAACGACCAACGGAAAGATCGACCGGCAATCCCTCGACGAGATCATCACGCAAGAGCTTTCGGAGAAGGGATCGCCATCGGAGGCGCAGGGCAAAAGGCCGCAAAACGCGATCGAGTACACCCTGGCTGGCATCATGCGCGAGGTGCTGGGTGAATCAACGCTGGGAATCGATGACGATTTTTTCCATCATGGCGGCTCCTCGTTGGACGCGATGCAGTTGACATCGCGGGCGAACGAGCTTGGGATTTCGATCGCGATTCAGGATGTCTTTCGGTGCCGCGACGCTGAGTCGCTCGCTCGACTCGCCGGTTCCCCCCGTCCCAGCAAAGAAGCGGCGCGAGAAACGCCGGCCATCGCGGAACTTTCCCCGGGACAACGCGCGATCTGGTACCACAATCAAACGCATCCCGATTCACCGGCCTATCATTTTCAGGTGGCATGGAAAGCCAACGGTCGACTCGACGCAGAACGAGTTGCTGACTCTCTGGTGCATGTGGTCCGGCGTCACCCGGCCCTCCGTACCACGATCTCCCCGCACGACGGAACACCGGTCCCGCGGATCCACCTGCACCTGCCGCCTGAATTCCAAGTTTGGCATCACACCGCGACCACGGCCGAAATCGTCTTGGATGGCAAACGCCCCTTCGACCTCTCCGAGGCAGGCCCGCTGCGAGCATTACTGATCCAGCCTCCCAACCAGCCCGACACCCTCGCCATCACCGTCCACCACATCGCCGCCGACCTGCAAAGCATCGTGCAACTCATGCACGACTTCGCCCACCGCTACCAAAAAGGGGACGGGGGTCATTTCCCCAAAAGGGAAGGGGGTCGTTTTTTTGGTTCGGGGAGTCGTTTCACGAAATATGAATCCCCGTCCCCTTTTTGGGAGAGGTTGCGGGGGTGTGATCGGATGGTCGCGTTGCCATTTGATTTTGGTCCGGCGGTTGAGGAGTCGGAGTCGGGTGAGCTGTTTCGGTTTTCGTTGTCCGAGGAGCTGAGCCGGGATGTTCGTCAATCGGCCTCGAGTTGTGGCGTTTCGGTCGGGACATTTTTGATGGCTGCTTATGCGGTTCTTCTGCACCGCTATTCGACCACCGAAGCCTTCACGATCGGGGTGCCGGTTAGTCTTCGCGATCGAATTCCTGCAGACGACGATGAAATCGCTTACCTGATCGAAGCCCTTCCGTTCGCTTATCGCATCCAGCATGACCTGAGATTCGATGCGATGCTTCAACGCGTGCACGATGATTTTGGCGAATTGCTGGCACATCGCCATACATCGCACCAGAAACTTGCCGAGCGGTACGGAACGTTGTTCAACACGATGTTTGTGCCACAGCAATCGCTCGCCCCGCTGCAGCTTGACGAGGGGCTTAAAATGACGCCCGAAGTCAGTGACCTGGGTGTCGCAAAGTTCGACTTGACGTGGTTTGTGACCGACTCGCAACCTGAGATCGAATGCGCAGTGGAGTTTCGCACGAATCGGTTCGAACGTGACACCATCGATCTGATGACACGACACTGGCAAACCCTATTGCGGCGGCTCGCAAGCAGCCCTGACGAACTGGTCGGTCAGGTCGACTTTCGAACCGCAGCCGATCACGAAGCGATCCGAGCGTTGTCCGGAGTGCAGGATGAACGGACGCAGGCTGAACTGACGCAGACCACGACGTCGCACTCGCCGAACCGAGCGACCGTTTGCCAATGGATCCAGTCACATGCAGCCGAAACGCCCGGTGCGATCGCAGTCGTTTGCGGCGACCAATCGCTCAGCTATCAGCAGCTGGTCGATCGCGCGGATGATTTGGCGGCAAGGCTTGTGGCAGCAGGCGTCGAACGCGGCAGCGCCGTCGCACTGTGTTTGCCTCGATCGGCTGAACTGATCGTCGGCATTCTGGCGATTCTGAAAGCCGGCGGTGCGTATGTCCCGTTTGATCCCAATCTGCCCGAAGAGCGATTGCGGCGGCTGGCATCGCGTGCGGGGATCAAAACTGCTGTAGCAAGCGGCACGCAGCTTGCCCCGATCTTTGAGACGGTGATCGATGCCGCGGCACCGAGCGGCACGGCCTCGAAGAGCAGCGCTAGCGTCAGCGTCGCCGGGCGGGACGCATCCGATCCCGACTCACTCGCCTACGTCTTGCACACATCGGGATCGACGGGGCATCCCAAGGGCGTCGAAGTCACGCATCGTGCCCTGCTGCAATCAACGTTGGCTCGAGAATCATTTTACGAGTCCACACCACAACGCTTCTTGATGCTGTCTCCGGTTTGGTTTGACAGCTCGATCGCAGGACTCTTCTGGACGCTTTGTTCGGGGAACACCTTGGTCATCCCAGAAGACCAACAATTGCAGGATGTCCAGGCGATCGCTGACCTGATTGATCGACACCGGGTCACCGACACGCTGCTGCTACCTTCGTTGTACGGCGTCCTGCTGGCTGGTTTGGAAGCATCGCGATTGCAATCGCTAACCAGAGTGATCCTCGCCGGGGAATCCTGCTCGCGCTCTGTCGTCCGGCGGCACTTCCGTGTCCTCCCCGAAACGCGATTGTTCAACGAATATGGTCCGACCGAAGCATCGGTCTGGTGCACGGCCGCGGAAATGAAGCCGACTGATGCAGTCGTTTCGATCGGCCACGGCGTCGAAACAACGCCCGTCTGTTTGCTTGACCCGAACGGGGTGGAGATTCCGATCGGCTGCGTCGGCGAAATCCACGTCGGCGGATCGCGTCTGGCCAGCGGCTATCGCGGCGACCCAGAGTCGACCGCACAGAAATTCATCGCAGATCCGCGTCCCGGAATGTCGGTGCCACTCTATCGGACCGGAGACTTGGCTCGCATGCGCCGCGATGGATCACTGGTGTACCTGGGACGCATCGACGATCAATTCAAGGTCAACGGTGTTCGGGTGGAACCCGCGGAAATCGAGTCGGCGTTGGTCGAGATCGATGGCGTCAACGACGCGGCGGTCATGTCGATTCCGCGAGTTCACGCGGGCGTTGCCGACAGCGCCGACGACCTGATCGCGACTCTGGAAGCGATGCCACCCGATGAAGCCCATCGATGGATCGACCGGGCACAGGGCATCACATCGGAGGAATCGGATCCGGTCGTGCTGCAGGACGAAAACATTCGGCTGACACTCGAATGGAAAGACCAAAACTTCATCTCAACGCCACGCAAGCGTCAACGCAAATGGCTGCTTGATCAAACGCTTCGAGAAACAGCGGCTGATCTGAGTTCACTGAACGAGATCGCCGAACGCATGGTAGCCGGCAGCGACCAGCCCCACGTACCGCGCGAGCTGTCACAGGAGCGACTGTCGGAACAGGAAATCATGGAAGATTGGCAGACGCCTTTGATGAAAGCGATGGCCGATTGGGCGACCGAGTCACACGGTGATGTGTTGGAAATCGGATTCGGCCGTGGCGTCGCGGCAACGATGATCCAGGAAAACGGGGTGCGTTCGCACACGATCGTCGAGATGAACCCGCACAGCATTCAAGATCACTTTGTGCCCTGGCGAAACCGATACGCCGATCGGGACATCCGGCTCGTCGCCGGGCGTTGGCAAGACCATCTGGATCACCTGCGAACGTACGACAGTGTCTTTTTCCACGCGTTTCCGATGAACGAATCCGAGTTCGTCAAATATGTCGTCGACAGTGTCACGTTTGCCGAGCATTTTTTTCCGGTCGCGTCCAGGTTGCTGCGTCCTGGTGGAGTGTTCACCTATTTGACGACGGAGATCGATTCGTTGAGTCGTCGTCATCAACGCAGTCTGCTGGATCACTTCGCGGAGATTCAGCTGCGTGTTCAACCATTGTCGATTCCGGCGGAAACCAAAGACGCTTGGTGGGCGGATTCGATGGTCGTGGTGAGGGCCGTCAAATGA
- a CDS encoding amino acid adenylation domain-containing protein yields MAALLHENLSHWAQQTPDHIAFRCGNQSLTYAQLDDRSARLASVLRELDVRPGDRVAVRLPTGIESPIAVYAAMKAGAAMVPVDPLAPPGRLIEILRSGQIRHLVTTKLADPYAETINRSDHPLQHVIGTEPTAPADYPTAEFTAWSAIDSADRIEPLPMRSTDPAYVIFTSGSTGIPKGIVHSHYSGNSYARLSVRTYAVTAADRIANLSPLHFDMSTFGYFSSIFAGATTVLVPPTYSMLPASLSALIQSQQITIWYSVPFALVQLLERGVPEQRDLSSIRWIMYGGEPLSPRHAQQLRRLMPDAWISNVYGPAEVNQCTYFHIPPTNRGGPQDLPEQPIPIGQLWDETDAVILDPLDQPVQGAGVGELLVHSSTMMTRYWHLSCDDPVTFYFDLDSGKRFYRTGDLVRRREDGLLDFLGRVDRQVKVRGYRIELDEVEHAISQLAGVIESAAFCVKADETQRLLAAVTLADPTEFDTAVLKRELSTRLPAYAVPDQMLVRKSFPRTTSGKIDRRRLVMEYESSPGAR; encoded by the coding sequence ATGGCGGCGTTGCTTCACGAAAACCTGTCGCATTGGGCTCAGCAAACGCCCGACCACATCGCGTTTCGATGTGGCAACCAGTCACTGACGTACGCCCAATTGGACGATCGTTCGGCCCGGCTGGCATCGGTGCTGCGCGAGTTGGATGTGCGTCCAGGCGATCGCGTGGCCGTCCGTCTCCCCACAGGCATCGAATCGCCGATCGCCGTGTATGCCGCGATGAAGGCCGGTGCCGCGATGGTCCCGGTGGATCCGCTGGCGCCCCCCGGCCGCTTGATCGAGATCCTACGCAGCGGCCAAATACGCCATCTGGTCACGACGAAACTGGCCGACCCGTACGCCGAAACGATCAACCGCAGCGATCACCCGCTGCAACACGTCATCGGGACCGAACCCACCGCCCCCGCCGACTACCCGACCGCGGAGTTCACAGCCTGGTCGGCGATCGATTCGGCCGACCGAATCGAACCGCTCCCGATGCGTTCGACCGACCCGGCGTATGTGATTTTTACCTCTGGATCGACGGGGATCCCCAAAGGCATTGTGCATTCGCATTACAGTGGCAACAGCTACGCCCGCCTGTCGGTCAGGACCTATGCCGTCACCGCCGCCGACCGAATCGCCAACTTGTCGCCGTTGCACTTTGACATGTCAACGTTCGGCTACTTTTCGTCGATTTTTGCCGGGGCCACCACGGTTTTGGTGCCGCCGACCTACAGCATGTTGCCTGCAAGTCTTTCCGCACTGATCCAATCCCAGCAGATCACGATCTGGTATTCGGTCCCTTTTGCACTGGTCCAGCTGCTCGAGCGAGGCGTTCCCGAGCAACGTGATCTGTCAAGCATCCGCTGGATCATGTACGGCGGCGAACCGCTATCTCCACGACACGCGCAACAACTGCGACGACTGATGCCCGACGCATGGATCAGCAACGTCTATGGCCCGGCGGAAGTGAACCAGTGCACCTACTTCCACATCCCACCGACCAACCGTGGCGGACCGCAAGACCTGCCGGAACAACCGATCCCGATCGGACAATTGTGGGACGAGACCGACGCGGTGATTCTGGATCCCTTGGATCAGCCGGTCCAAGGGGCAGGTGTCGGAGAGCTGTTGGTTCACTCATCGACGATGATGACCCGTTACTGGCATCTGAGCTGTGACGATCCGGTCACGTTCTACTTCGATCTCGACAGCGGAAAGCGGTTTTATCGCACCGGTGATTTGGTTCGACGACGCGAGGACGGCTTGCTGGATTTTCTCGGCCGGGTCGATCGTCAGGTGAAAGTCCGCGGCTACCGCATCGAACTGGACGAAGTCGAACATGCGATTTCCCAATTGGCCGGTGTGATCGAATCGGCGGCGTTTTGTGTCAAAGCGGATGAAACCCAACGTTTGTTGGCCGCGGTCACGCTCGCCGATCCGACCGAATTCGACACCGCAGTTTTGAAACGAGAATTGTCAACGCGGCTGCCCGCCTATGCCGTGCCCGACCAGATGCTTGTCAGAAAATCGTTCCCGCGGACGACCAGTGGAAAAATCGACCGCCGCCGACTGGTGATGGAGTACGAATCTTCCCCCGGGGCTCGATGA